From the Rhizobium sp. ARZ01 genome, the window TGCTCGCCCGAGACGCCCTGCTCGGCGCCGACCACGTCGAGCACCTTCTTCGTCAGCGAGGCGTCGGCGAAGCTGATCGCGGCGCTGTTGAAGGTGAGCTGCTGGAGGAGCCCCATCATCGACATGCCGAGCGCGGCATTGGCCTCATCCTGGTTCGGATTGGCCTGGCTTGCCTCCATCGCCTGGCGCATCGCCTTGATGAACTCCATCGTATAGCCGGAGATGGCGAAGGTGAGATCGAGCCGGCCGACATCGTTGAAGTCGAGCGCGTATTCGTCCAGCGCCAGTTTGCCGCTGGCAAGCTCCCAGCTGCCCTTCATGGTGATCTTGCCGTCGATCGTCTGCATGCCGAGCTTTTCGATCGTTTCCTTGGACTTTGCATCCTCGACCTGGGTCAGGTCGGCCTTGATGTCCGAAAGCGTGGCGTCGAAGGTCAGGCCCGCATCGTTGTCCATGCGCACGACATTGGCCTGCATGCCCGACATCGAAAAGACTTCGGTGCCCTTGCTGGTTACGACGACCGGGCCGGAGCTAGCCGTCTCGTACATGAGCATGGAAGCGAGCGTGTCCGTCTCGACTTTTCCAGGAATGGTCAACGCGCCGATCTGCAGGTCGGATGCCGTGACGGTCACATCGTTTTCGGTGCGGTTGATGTTCGGAAAGCGAACCGTTTCGACCGTGTAGCCGTCGCTGCCGTCTTCTTCGACACCTTCGAGCGTGATGTCGCCGATTTCCAATGCTTCACCGCCGGCAGGCGTCAGCTTGGCCCCCTCGATCGTCACCGTGTCGTCATCGACCGCGATGTTGCCATAGGATACCGTCACCCCGCTTGCAGCGTTCGCCGCGTTCAGCTTGGTGATCAGATCGGTTCCGTCGATGGCAAGTGCAGGGGTTGCGAACGCCGAAAGCGCGACGCCGGCAAGCATCCTGCGAAGGGTGCGGTTCTGAAGCATGTCTGTCCTCTTGTGTGGATTTACAACGGCGAGCGCCGTCTCGGCTGTTAGACGTATCGGGCGCGGACTATATTCTGATCGGGTTAAGCGTCTGTACCGATAGAGTGTAAGATGCGAAAGTTCCACAATTGTGACTTTCGGGAGTGATGCGCTATCCACAGCGCAATCGCCCGGATTCCTTGCCGCGAATCGGCAATTTCGGTAGTCAAGCCCCATGGGACAAGAGATTTTGCCGCCCTCAGGCGGAGACGACCACATTCAACCGGTTGACCTCAAGGCGGCGCTGGAAGAGCGCTACCTTGCCTATGCGCTGTCGACCATCATGCACCGTGCACTGCCGGATGTGCGCGACGGGCTGAAGCCCGTTCACCGCCGCATCGTCCACGCGATGCGCGTGCTCAGGCTCGATCCGGGCCAGGCCTACAAGAAGTGCGCCCGCATCGTCGGCGATGTGATGGGTAAGTTCCACCCGCACGGCGATGCGTCGATCTACGACGCACTGGTTCGCCTGTCCCAGGATTTCGCCATTCGCTATCCGCTCGTGGACGGCCAGGGCAACTTCGGCAACATCGACGGCGATAACGCCGCCGCCATGCGCTACACCGAAGCGCGGATGACCGAAGTCGCAACCCTGATCTTGGATGGGCTGGACGAGGACGCTGTCGATTTTCGGCCCACCTACAACGAGGAGGACGAGGAACCCGTCGTCCTGCCGGGTTCCTTCCCGAACCTGCTCGCCAACGGCGCTTCGGGCATTGCGGTCGGCATGGCCACCTCCATCCCGCCGCACAATGCGCACGAACTCTGCGACGCTGCCCTCTACCTGATCAAGAATCCCGAGGCCTCGGTCGAGGAACTGATGTTCGACCCTGCGAACCCGCAGAAGGGCGGGATCGAGGGACCGGACCTTCCGACCGGCGGCGTCATCGTCGAGAGCCGCGAAAGCATGCTCGAATCCTACCGCACCGGCCGCGGCGGCTTTCGCGTGCGGGCGAAGTGGGAAACCGAGGATCTTGGCCGCGGCGGCTACCAGATCGTCGTCACCGAAATTCCATACCAGGTGCAGAAGTCGCGCCTGATCGAGAAGATCGCCGAGCTGCTGCTGGCCCGCAAGCTGCCGCTTCTTGAAGATATCCGTGACGAGTCGGCCGAGGATGTGCGCGTCGTGCTCGTGCCGAAGAGCCGCAGCGTCGATCCGACGATCCTGATGGAGTCGCTGTTCAAGCTTTCCGAGCTCGAGAGCCGCATTCCGCTGAACATGAACGTGCTGTCGATGGGGCGTGTTCCGCGTGTCATGGCGCTGAACGAGGTTCTGTCAGAATGGCTGGCGCACCGTCGGGAGGTGCTGCAGCGTCGCTCCCGCCACCGGCTCGCGGCGATCGAACGGCGGCTGGAAATTCTCGGCGGCTACCTCGTTGCCTATCTCAACATCGACGAGGTCATCCGCATCATCCGCGAGGAGGACGAGCCGAAGCCGGCCCTGATGGCGCGATTCTCGCTCACCGATCTTCAGGCGGAATCGATCCTCAACATGCGCCTGCGCTCGCTGCGCAAGCTGGAAGAGTTCGAGATCCGTACCGAATTCGACGCGCTGACCAAGGAGAAGGCGGATATCGAGGCGCTGCTCGCGTCCGAAGCCAAGCAGTGGCAGACGGTCGCCTGGCAGATCGGCGAGGTGAAGAAGAAGTTCGCCAAGGCGACCGACATCGGCAGACGCCGCACGCTGTTCGCCAATGCGCCCGAGGCTGATGTCGAGGCGATCCAGCAGGCGATGATCGAAAAGGAACCGGTCACGGTCGTCATTTCGGAGAAGGGCTGGATCCGCGCGCTCAAGGGCCATATCGCCGACACGTCCGGCCTCCAGTTCAAGGAAGGCGACGCACTGAAAGTGGCGTTCCCGGCGCAAACGACCGACAAGATCCTCGTCGTCACCACCGGCGGCAAGGTCTACACGCTCGGCGCCGACAAATTGCCGGGCGGGCGCGGGCATGGCGAACCCCTGCGCATCATGGTCGACATGGAGAACGACCAGGACGTGCTGACCGCCTTCGTCCATGATTCCGGCCGCAAGGTCGTTGTCGCCTCGCAGGCCGGCAATGGTTTCGTGATCGCCGAGACGGAAATGGTTGCCAATACCCGCAAGGGCAAGCAGATCATGAACGTGGCGATGCCGGACGAGACGAAGCTCGTCGTGCCGGTGCGCGGCGACCATGTCGCGGTCGTCGGCGAAAACCGCAAGATGCTGATTTTTCCGCTGGTCCAGCTGCCGGAAATGTCGCGCGGCAAGGGCGTGCGCCTGCAGCGCTACAAGGATGGCGGCGTCTCCGACGTGCGCTGCTTTGCGATGGACGAGGGGCTGTCGTGGGACGACAGCGCCGGGCGCAACTTCGTCCGCACCAAGGACGAACTGACCGAGTGGATGGGCGATCGCGCAAGCGCCGGTCGGACTGTGCCGAAGGGATTCCCGAGGAGCGGCAAGTTCAGCGGGTGAGTGGGCTTTCTGTTAGCTCGGAAAGTCTGACGCGCGCTATACTGAAAACCGCGGCGTTGTGTAACAAAATGCCACCGAAGGATACCGATGGTGGTGATGGCGGCTTTGCGCCAACAGCGGTCATCGGATTACGCAGACTGGCAGCACGAGTATCTGGGCCGCGCGACGGCGGAATGGCAGCAGGATCGCTATCTCGACGTGAACCCGCGGGCGACTTAATTTCAGGTTGCCTATTCGTCCACGCGTCATCGGGGTGCCTGGGTCTCGGGTCGATATCGCCTATATGCGCAATGCCAGCGGCGGCATTGTCGAGCTTTTGGCCTATTCAGGTCCAGATGAACGCCATGCATTGGGCACAAATGCAACGATAACCGGCCGACGTCACGGTCTGCCCTCAATTGCCATTAAGTTTACGATGCCCATCTCAGCCGACTACCAGCCAACAGCTTCGAGTTAACCTGACGTCATCCCCTTGGGGACAGAGTCAGCAGGTGACAGGTCCAGCACGCAAACTCTCCCGTTTGCGGTGATCAAACATGATTTGACCAATAAAATAACGAGATCTGTCGCAGGTGGAGTCTAAAATAGTAAAATTTTAGAATTAAATTGAGCGTAAATAGAATACAATAATTTATGTTGCTTGTGATTTTGGAAATGCATACGTTAGCGATAGTATTTAATCAGAAATAACTATCAAAAGTCCCCTTTTGGACGGCGGAGGAGGCGTTATGACCAAGATCATCGGCACGCCCGACAATGAGACATTGCGCGGCAGCGAGGAAGTCGACCATATCTGGGGGCTTTCCGGTAACGACAACATCGACGCGGGTGGTGGTGACGATTTCGTGAACGCGGGTGCAGGGCACGACGTCCTGACGAGCTCGAGCGGCTACGACCGTCTCGACGGCGGTGCCGGTGACGACAGGATCATCCTCATCGGTACAGGTGGCGCCATTACTGGTGGCTTCGGCTACGACACGCTGATCGTCGATCTCTCTACGCTCTCTGATCGGGTGGTGTTCAACGGGGGAAGCGGTCACGCTGTCATCGGATATGGCAGTACGGATGAGCGGCACCTGTTCTTTCGTGATATCGAGGCACTCGAACTCAGGACGGGAAGTGGAGACGACCGCATCACGGGAACGGCGCGGGGTGACAGGATCTTCACCGGGGCCGGCAACGACGTCGTTGATGCGGGAGCCGGAAACGATTTCATCGAGAACATTGGCGGCTACGATCGCATCAATGCCGGTTCCGGGGACGACCGGATCAGCCTCGTCTGTGCGGGCGGTGCGGTCTTCGGTGGCGCTGGATCCGATACGCTGTCCATCGATCTTCGCTCTGGCTCGGAGCCAGTGGTGTTCAACGGCGAGAACGGCCATGGCATCATCGGATACCAGACGAGCGAACAACGGCACCTGTTCTTCGAGTACCACGACATTGAACTGATCGGCTTGTCGACGGGAAGCGGAAACGACCATGTTCGAGGAACCGCCTTCGCCGACTACATCTTGACGCAAGCGGGAGACGATTACGTCGACGGAGGAGCGGGAAACGACACGATTGTTGACGGTCTCGGCGCCAACCACCTATTCGGCGGTGACGGCAACGACCTCATCAATACGACGTTCGCATCAGCAGAGATCGATGGCGGTCAGGGCTGGGATTCGCTGCGAATCTACGAACAGACGCGCTTGACCGGCATCACCATCGATTTCGCTGCCGGCAGCGCATCGACCGGCACGGTCCTTCGCGGCATTGAGGAGGCTGTTATCGTGCTCGGCGCCGGCAACGACACGGTGATCGCGACCAATCTCGCTTATGTGACCGTGCAGGCCGGCGCCGGCGATGACCACATCGAAGGCGGGGCCGGCAACGACGCGCTTTACGGTGAGGCCGGCAACGACACGCTCGTCGGCGGCAACGGGGTCGACATATTGATCGGCGGCAGCGGCGCGGACATGTTTCTCTGGTCCACCGAAAGCCGTGATCAAGGGGGGATCGATCGTATCCGCGATTTCGGCACCGCCAGCGGCGATGTGATTGCGTTCTCTGACGTCGCCCAGGCCAGCACCGGCATACACGATTACGCCAGCTTCCTTGCGGCTTCGACCGATACCGCCTCCGGCGTGTATGTCGCCTTCAACGGTTCCAGTACTTTTGGCTTCCTGATCGAAGGCGTTTCGCTTGCGGCGCTCACGGCCGAAGACTTGGTGTTCGGCATCTGATACCAAACCGCCACTGACGCTGACTCACGGGATTTCCGGGGCAAATCATAGTTGACTATTGCAAACGGGAGGGTGATGTCAGGTTAACCGGCGCTGAAACCATGGCTCCGTCGCAAACTTGCATTGGGGACACGAAATTCGGCTGATGGTCATCCGGATAGGATGTCGAACTGTTCAGCGACCGACGGCGCGGGATCGTGGGCGTAACTCGCCTGGCGCTTTCGCATCATGTGAATCATCTCGATTCTGATAGAGGGTCGCGGCTGTGACTATCCGGCAGCCACTCCGGCTGCCGCTGCGCGCATCGCTGCTGCCTTTGCCTTGCTGCGCATCTGCCAGAGCGAATGGGCAAGCAGGGCGGCAATCAGGATCGCCCCGCCGACCAGCGTCTGGTTCGTGGGTCGCTCGGTGAAGATGATCCAGACCCAGATCGGCGCCGATACCGTTTCCAGCAGGTAGAACATGCCGACCTCGGGGGCCGAGAGAAAGCGCGGACCGGTCGCGAGGCACCAGTAGGCGAGGGGAATCATCACCAATCCGTTGAAGAGGATGAAGCCCGGCTGTTCGATCTGGAGGGTGCCAGCGGGCAGCATGAACACGGCGAAAAGGCCGGGAAGAATCGCCGCCGCAAGCGGAACGAAGCCCATGTCCGCACCGCTCTTGCGGCTAATGGTGATGGCCGAGGCCAGCACGAAGGCCGTGCAGGTCGCCATGGCGTCGCCGAACAGATTGCCGCTCTCCAGCCCATCTTGGACAATCAGCGCCACGCCGCAGACCATCGCGGCCATCGTCAGCAGCGTCGCCTTCGATGGACGCTCCCCGAGGAAGATCCAGGAAAGCAGGGCAGCGAACATCGAGGTGAAGGCGAGGAGGAAGGCGACGTTGGCGGTCGTGGTGTTAAAGACCGCCAACACGAAGGTCACCGAGGTGATGCCGTAGAAGACGCCGGCCGCGAGCCCCGCCCAGCCGGGGATGAGAACCATCGGCCTTTTCATCAGGAGCCGAATGATCGACCAGGCCGCAACCGCAATCAGGAACGTCGACAGGCTGCGCGCGGCGAGCACCGACCACACCTCGCCTTGCGCTGAGCGGATCAGGGGAATGTCGAAGGAGAGGGCGAGGCCGCCTATGGCTGTGATTATGAGGCCCTTGCGATGCAAGGCAGGGTCTTGGGCTTGTGACACGCGAAAATCCGATTCTCAGGCTGAACTTTCGCCATCATAGCGTTCCCAGCCGTGGGAAAGCAGATGCTCCTGCGGCAAAAACTTTACCTTGTAGTCCATTTTTCGCGAACCCTTGACCCAGTAACCGAGGTAGACATGCGGCAGCCCGAGCGCTTTCGCACGCCGGACGTGGTCGAGGATCATGTAGGTTCCGAGCGAACGCGGAGCACGGTCGGGGTCGTAAAAGGAATAGACCATCGACAGCCCGTCGCCCATCTTGTCGGTCAGGGCGACGGCGACGAGTTCGCCGCGCGGCCGCTCCTCGATGCCCGAGCCTTCCTCGCGCACACGATATTCGATGATCTTCGTGTGCACATGGGTATCCTCCACCATCATCGCATAGTCCAGCACCGACATGTCCGACATCCCGCCCTTTTGGTGGCGACTGTCGAGATAGTGTCGAAAGAGCGAATACTGCTCGCTGGAGGGCTCGGCCGGATATTCGTAGGCGACCAGATCGGCATTGGCGGCCAGAACGCGCCGCATCGAGCGGGATGGCTTGAACTCGTTGACGAGGATGCGCACCGAAACGCAGGCGCGGCAGGTTTCGCAGGCCGGACGGTAGGCGATGTTCTGCGATCGGCGGAACCCCCCTTGCGTCAACAGATCATTGAGTTCGGGAGCTCGCTCTCCGACGAGATGGGTGAATACCTTGCGCTCCATTTCGTGCGGCAGGTAGGGACATGCCGCCGGAGCCGTCAGATAGAATTGGGGAGCTGGGGTTGTCTGGGTGTTCATATTTCGGCGCGCGACTCCAATCGTGCCTCACGAATTATATTAGCATGGCGCAACTAAGGAAAAGGTCAACTGCCCCTGTGTGACTGCCGAAAGCAAGGACAGGAGTCGCAACGCCCATCCCGGCCGCCTAAAGACTTGAGCGCCGGACGACAACGGTGCCGAGCAGCAGGTCATGCAGCAAGCGGCTGCGATCGGTGAAGAGGCCGATCAGCAGGATGAACGGCGTCAGGATCGCATTGCCGATCCAGAACAGGACGAGATAGACGACGGCAGTGAGGAAATCCATCGGCCGCCCGTCGACCCGCATGACGGCGAGATCCATCACATTCATTCCGACACTCGCCTGGTTCGGTCCGCCGATCGTGAGCCCGAAGTAAAGCATGGCAACAATGACGAAGAGCGCCGGATAGAGCATCCAGCCGAGTCCGAGTGTGATGATGCCGAGGAAGAACACGACGACGGCTGCCGGTATCCAGAGCAGCGCGACGATCGCGTAGTCGATCAGGAACGCGAAAACCCGTCGCGACAGCACGCCGCGATAGGCACGCCAGTCCGTGCTCGGCAAACGAACCTCGTCATAGTTGCTCATGGAGATGCTCCTGTGTTCCATCATCGCACTGATATGGGAAACGCCCACGCAAATGCAATGCACGGCACGGCATTCCGCGGCGGCGGCGCACAGGAGTTGTCTGCGATCCGTTAGCCCTTTTTCGAAAGCGACCGGGCAACCTCAACTGCGAAATAGGTGAGAATACCGTCGCAGCCCGCACGCTTGAAGGCGAGCAGGGTTTCCATCATCACACGCTCCCCGTCGATCCAGCCGTTCATCGCTGCTGCCTTGATCTGGGAATATTCACCGGAGACCTGGTAGGCGAAGACCGGAAGACCGAAGGCTTCCTTCATCCGCCAACAGATGTCGAGGTAGGGAAGGCCGGGCTTGACCATCAGCATGTCCGCGCCTTCCTCGACATCGAGGGCTGCGTCGCGGATCGCCTCGGTGCCGTTGGCGGGGTCGATATAGTAGGTCTTCTTGTCACCCTTCAGCAGTCCACCGGTGCCGATCGCCTCGCGATAGGGGCCGTAGAAGGCGGAGGCGAACTTCGTTGCATAGGACATGATGCCGACGTTCTGATGGCCTGCGTCGTCGAGTGCCTGGCGGATTGCGCCGATCCGTCCATCCATCATCTCGGATGGCGCAATGATATCCGAGCCGGCATCTGCCTGTATCACGGCGGCTCTTGCGACCTGTTCCACGGTCTCATCGTTGACGATCTCGCCGCCGCGCAGGATCCCGTCATGGCCGTGAGTGGTGAACGGGTCGAGCGCCACATCGGTGATGACGCCGATCGACGGCACATGCTTCTTCAGCGCGCGCGTCGCTTCATTGATCAGGTTGTCGGCCGCAAGACAGTGCGAACCCGTTTCGTCGCGCAGGCTCATATCGATGTTCGGGAAGGTTGCGATGGCGGGAATGCCAAGGTCCGCTGCTTCCTTCGCCGCCTCGACCAGCCTGTCGACGCTCATTCGGTTGACGCCCGGCATGGCCGAGATCGGCTCAACGATGTTCGAACCGGGGACCACGAAAACCGGCCAGAGCAGATCGTCGACCGTAAGACAGTTCTCCCGGACCATTCGGCGAGTCCAATCCGCCTTGCGATTGCGGCGCATGCGCCGGTGGCCGGTGATCTGGTCGACGATATTGGTCATGGCTTTACCCTGCGATTTTCCTGCGCTCATAGCACGCGATTGAGCCTTATCAAAACCGGACAAAAGATGCGATTGCGGCACAAGGCCGCTTTGCGATGACATTGCTGCTTTATGCATGGGCGGGGACTGCTATTGTCCGCCCATGGTTTCTGATTCACTGAAAGTGCCGCGACGCACCCTGACCGACACGCTTTTCCTGTTGTTTCTGCGACTGATGGCGGTCGTATGCCTGTGGTTTGCCCTGCAGTATTGGGCCATGCTGACCGGCTTCTCTCTCGGAGGCAGGGGGCGCTTCGATCTCCTGCCGCCAGCCTGGAAGGCAGCCGCGACAGCACTTGCCGTGATGTACCCCGTGGCTGCCGTGGGGCTTTGGCTGCTTGCTCCCTGGGGTGCGGTTGTCTGGGTGCTGGCGGCGGCTACCGAGATTGCCATGCACGAATTCTATCCGTCCATTTTCGGCATCAACCGGCTGCTCGTCTTCACTCATATGGGAGTGGCCGCTTTGTACGTCCTTTTCCAGATCGCGTTCTTCTTCCAGCGCCGCAAACAGGCACGGCAGGTAAGGACTGATTTACCCTGAAACACGGAGCGGCGAGGGTAAGGCACTGTTAAGGCTGCGGTTTAAGTAGAATTTTAGATGCATTCGATAGGGTCTCACTCAAGGCGGGAAAACAGACACCGCCACCAAAACAGTGAGGCAGAAAACATGAACACGAAGCTGAAGCCGCAGGCCGTCGCAGTCGATCATCAGGAAGATGCGATCCGCAACCTCTATCTGGAATCCCTCCACCTCGTCGAGCGTCTGCACCGTCGCCTGCTCGACGTCATCAAGGACGAGTTCGACCGTGCCGGCCGTTCCGACGTCAACGCCGTCCAGGCGCTGCTCCTTTTCAACATCGGCAATTCCGAGCTGACCGCCGGCGAGCTCCGCTCGCGTGGTTATTACCTCGGCTCGAACGTTTCCTACAACGTCAAGAAGCTGGTCGACCTCGGCTTCATCAACCACCAGCGCTCGCGTGTCGACCGCCGTTCGGTCCGCATCAGCCTGACCGAAAGCGGCCAGGAAATCGCCGAGACCGTCGCCAGGCTCTACGAGCGCCATATCGGCTCGATCCAGAAGGTCGGCGGCATCGGCGAGAACGAATTCAACGAGATGAACCGTCTCCTGCAGCGCCTCGACCGCTTCTGGAACGACTCGATCCTCTATCGCCTGTAATTCGGCGCGGCGAGCGCGTCGCAACGACCTCCAGCGTCGATCAAAACCGGATGCGTCCCTGCGCGTCCGGTTTTCTCGTTCAAAATTCCGACTGGTATCGAAGTGTGAACCAGCGTGCCTGTGTGCGTGCCTCTTGGAACACGAATCGGCCATATTGCTGTGACAGCGAAAAGCCTCCAGGCATGCGCCAGCCGCATGGCCGGTTTCCGTTTGTTAACCCTGTTCGTGATAGGCGTTGTCGGATATGGGTCTTGATGGCCGAAGGACCCGCACGGGCCTGGGCCGCGGTTTGCGGCCGGCAGAGAATGGTAGGATAGATGTCTCGCAAGATCGGAACTGATGTTTTTTCGCGCCGCGCCTTCCTGCGCTCCGCCGCAACCTTTGGCGCCGCCGCCGTTGCAGGCTCCGCAGCCGCCCAGACAGCGATCGACGATATCCTGAATGCGCCGCGCCGAGGCAACTGGGACGATCAGTTCGATGCGAAGGCCTCGCGCACGGCAACCGCCGTCGTCTCGAACAGTCCGGTCTTTGGTCCTGATTCCGCCGGCCATATCCAGCAGGCGATCTTCGACTACCAGAACATCGTCTCGGGCGGGGGATGGCCAATGGTCAGCGCCTCACAGAAGCTGGAGCTCGGCATCAGCGATCCCGCCGTGCAGACGCTGCGCCAGCGCCTGATCATCTCGGGCGACCTGCCACGCTCGGCAGGCATTTCGAATGCCTACGACTCCTATGTCGACGGTGCAGTGAAGCGGTTCCAAGCCCGTCACGGCCTGCCGGCCGATGGTGTTCTCGGCGAATACACGCTGAAAGCAATGAATGTGCCGGCGGATGTCCGTCTCGGCCAGCTCCAGACGAACCTCGTCCGCATCCAGGCCATGTCCGGCGACCTCGGCTATCGCTTCGTGATGGTGAACATTCCCGCCGCCCATATCGAGGCGGTGGAGAACAACCGTGTGGCGCTCCGCCACACCGCGATCGTGGGTAAGTATGATCGTCAGTCGCCGATCCTCAATTCCAAGATCTACGAAGTGATCATCAACCCCTACTGGACCGCACCGCGCTCGATCATCCAGAAGGACATCGTGCCGCTGATGCGCAAGGATCCGACCTACCTGACGCGCAACAACATCCGTCTGATCGATGGCAGCGGCAATGAGGTCGCCCCGGAAACGATTGACTGGTTCGCCGACAAGGCGCCGAACCTGATGTTCCGCCAGGATCCGGGCAAGATCAACGCCATGTCCTCGACGAAGATCAACTTTCACAACGAGCATCAGGTTTACATGCACGACACGCCGCAGCAGGGACTGTTCAACAAGCTGATGCGGTTCGAATCGTCCGGCTGCGTGCGCGTGCAGAACGTGCGCGACCTGTCGACCTGGCTCCTGAAGGATACGCCCGGCTGGTCGCGCTCGCAGATGGAGGCTACGATCAAGACCGGCGTCAACACGCCAATCAAGCTTGCCCAGGAAGTGCCGGTTTATTTCGTCTATATCACCGCCTGGTCGGCCAAGGACCGCGTGGTCCAGTTCCGCGACGACATCTACCAGCGCGACGGCGCCGCCGAGCTGGCGCTGCAGACGAGCTTCGGACAGGAGGGAACTGTCGAGCAGGACGCGCTGCCGCAGTAAAATTTCTGCCTTCCCAATACGGGGCCGTGCAATCGCCAGGTTGCACGGTCCTTTCGTTTCATGCCTCCCACGTCGTTTTTATTTCACAAGCGGGATGGAAATGCCGCATTCGGCACAGCGGATATTGCCCTTGCCATGCGAGGACGATAAACACCGTGCCACCGTCTCACAGGAGCCTCGAGGATGAGCCTTTCTTCCACCACCGATGCATTCTTCAGCCGCTCGCTCGCCGATACCGATCCAGATATCTTCGGCGCGATCGAGAAGGAACTCGGTCGCCAGCGTCACGAGATCGAACTGATCGCCTCGGAAAACATCGTTTCGCGCGCCGTGCTCGAAGCCCAGGGCTCGATCATGACGAACAAGTATGCGGAAGGCTATCCGGGCAAGCGCTACTATGGCGGCTGCCAGTTCGTCGACATCGCCGAGGAACTCGCCATCGAGCGTGCCAAGAAGCTCTTCGGCGTCAATTTCGCCAACGTCCAGCCTAACTCCGGTTCGCAAATGAACCAGGCCGTGTTCCTGGCGCTGCTCCAGCCGGGCGACACTTTCATGGGCCTCGACCTGAATTCGGGCGGCCACCTGACGCACGGCTCGCCGGTGAACATGTCCGGCAAGTGGTTCAACGTCGTCTCCTACGGCGTGCGTGAAGGCGACAACCTGCTCGACATGGACGACGTCGCCGAGAAAGCGCTGAAGCACAAGCCGAAGCTGATCATCGCCGGCGGCACCGCCTATTCGCGCATCTGGGACTGGAAGCGCTTCCGCGAGATCGCTGACGAAGTTGGCGCCTACCTAATGGTCGACATGGCCCACATTGCCGGCCTCGTTGCCGGTGGCCAGCATCCGTCGCCGTTCCCGCACTGCCATGTCGCAACGACCACGACGCACAAGTCGCTCCGTGGCCCGCGTGGCGGCGTCGTGCTGACCAACGACGAGGACATCGCCAAGAAGATCAACTCGGCCGTGTTCCCCGGCCTGCAGGGTGGTCCGCTGATGCACATCATCGCCGCCAAGGCCGTCGCCTTCGGCGAGGCGCTGCAGCCTGAGTTCAAGGACTACGCTGCGCAGATCGTCAAGAACGCCAAGGCGCTCGCCGAAACGCTGATCGCCGGTGGTCTCGACATTGTGTCGGGCGGCACCGACAATCACCTGATGCTCGTCGATCTTCGCAAGAAGAACGCGACCGGCAAGCGCGCCGAGGCAGCCCTTGGCCGCGGCTACATCACCTGCAACAAGAACGGCATCCCCTTCGATCCCGAAAAGCCCTTCGTCACCTCCGGCGTCCGCCTTGGCACGCCGGCCGGCACGACGCGCGGCTTCAAGGAAGCTGAGTTCAAGGAGATCGGCAAGCTGATCGTCGAGGTTCTCGATGGCCTGAAGGTCGCCAACTCCGACGAAGGTAATGCCTCGGTGGAAGCATCCGTCCGGGAAAAGGTCGTCGTCCTGACGAA encodes:
- the hemB gene encoding porphobilinogen synthase; translated protein: MTNIVDQITGHRRMRRNRKADWTRRMVRENCLTVDDLLWPVFVVPGSNIVEPISAMPGVNRMSVDRLVEAAKEAADLGIPAIATFPNIDMSLRDETGSHCLAADNLINEATRALKKHVPSIGVITDVALDPFTTHGHDGILRGGEIVNDETVEQVARAAVIQADAGSDIIAPSEMMDGRIGAIRQALDDAGHQNVGIMSYATKFASAFYGPYREAIGTGGLLKGDKKTYYIDPANGTEAIRDAALDVEEGADMLMVKPGLPYLDICWRMKEAFGLPVFAYQVSGEYSQIKAAAMNGWIDGERVMMETLLAFKRAGCDGILTYFAVEVARSLSKKG
- a CDS encoding DUF6163 family protein, with the protein product MVSDSLKVPRRTLTDTLFLLFLRLMAVVCLWFALQYWAMLTGFSLGGRGRFDLLPPAWKAAATALAVMYPVAAVGLWLLAPWGAVVWVLAAATEIAMHEFYPSIFGINRLLVFTHMGVAALYVLFQIAFFFQRRKQARQVRTDLP
- a CDS encoding MarR family winged helix-turn-helix transcriptional regulator produces the protein MNTKLKPQAVAVDHQEDAIRNLYLESLHLVERLHRRLLDVIKDEFDRAGRSDVNAVQALLLFNIGNSELTAGELRSRGYYLGSNVSYNVKKLVDLGFINHQRSRVDRRSVRISLTESGQEIAETVARLYERHIGSIQKVGGIGENEFNEMNRLLQRLDRFWNDSILYRL
- a CDS encoding L,D-transpeptidase family protein encodes the protein MSRKIGTDVFSRRAFLRSAATFGAAAVAGSAAAQTAIDDILNAPRRGNWDDQFDAKASRTATAVVSNSPVFGPDSAGHIQQAIFDYQNIVSGGGWPMVSASQKLELGISDPAVQTLRQRLIISGDLPRSAGISNAYDSYVDGAVKRFQARHGLPADGVLGEYTLKAMNVPADVRLGQLQTNLVRIQAMSGDLGYRFVMVNIPAAHIEAVENNRVALRHTAIVGKYDRQSPILNSKIYEVIINPYWTAPRSIIQKDIVPLMRKDPTYLTRNNIRLIDGSGNEVAPETIDWFADKAPNLMFRQDPGKINAMSSTKINFHNEHQVYMHDTPQQGLFNKLMRFESSGCVRVQNVRDLSTWLLKDTPGWSRSQMEATIKTGVNTPIKLAQEVPVYFVYITAWSAKDRVVQFRDDIYQRDGAAELALQTSFGQEGTVEQDALPQ
- the glyA gene encoding serine hydroxymethyltransferase is translated as MSLSSTTDAFFSRSLADTDPDIFGAIEKELGRQRHEIELIASENIVSRAVLEAQGSIMTNKYAEGYPGKRYYGGCQFVDIAEELAIERAKKLFGVNFANVQPNSGSQMNQAVFLALLQPGDTFMGLDLNSGGHLTHGSPVNMSGKWFNVVSYGVREGDNLLDMDDVAEKALKHKPKLIIAGGTAYSRIWDWKRFREIADEVGAYLMVDMAHIAGLVAGGQHPSPFPHCHVATTTTHKSLRGPRGGVVLTNDEDIAKKINSAVFPGLQGGPLMHIIAAKAVAFGEALQPEFKDYAAQIVKNAKALAETLIAGGLDIVSGGTDNHLMLVDLRKKNATGKRAEAALGRGYITCNKNGIPFDPEKPFVTSGVRLGTPAGTTRGFKEAEFKEIGKLIVEVLDGLKVANSDEGNASVEASVREKVVVLTNRFPMYPYM